The following coding sequences are from one Leptospira mayottensis 200901116 window:
- a CDS encoding adenylate/guanylate cyclase domain-containing protein yields MPDSVLEVLKKEERSGIIITNYFRYLIALFFLVQIVVNVNNGNHKFNLIAFLIYLSLTFVHTIVIRVSPLSVISVFNYITLFTEYLLILGVLLFYTFTTKNVDLGFALKNPINLFFLFPIIYSLLQFKIRFVFIGLFLFYLIYYSILWVAASQGQLIYTKDWGSYVNGPNILIEDIVAGKPGLYFCFAMMISMGIFRTISMVKRIGIVEGQKTELSRYFSPKIVNEMVENPETFQNGNRQIVSILFLDIRNFTSMSENMDPKELGELLSEFRKIMTECVFENNGTLDKYIGDAVMATFGTPHPSPSAEVDARNAVGCGVIMQKRLAEWNLLRKSEGKAPISIGIGIHTGEVFAGNIGSDLHREYSVIGDAVNTASRIESLCKVLKKHFLISKETMELLGGKYILNRMPRVKVKGKEEPLQIYEVVWG; encoded by the coding sequence AAAAGAAGAAAGAAGCGGAATTATTATCACAAATTACTTCCGTTATCTAATCGCTTTATTTTTTCTGGTTCAGATCGTCGTCAACGTCAACAATGGAAACCACAAATTCAACCTCATCGCATTTTTGATCTATCTTTCTTTAACATTCGTGCATACGATCGTCATTCGAGTTTCTCCACTTTCCGTCATAAGCGTTTTCAACTACATAACTTTGTTTACTGAATACCTTCTTATACTCGGAGTTTTGCTTTTTTACACTTTCACGACAAAGAATGTGGACTTAGGTTTCGCTCTTAAGAATCCGATTAATCTTTTTTTTCTATTCCCAATCATCTATTCCCTTTTGCAATTTAAAATCCGTTTCGTTTTCATTGGGCTATTTCTCTTTTATTTGATCTATTATTCGATTTTATGGGTTGCGGCTTCTCAAGGTCAGCTTATCTACACAAAAGATTGGGGAAGTTACGTCAACGGTCCGAACATTTTGATCGAAGATATAGTCGCGGGCAAGCCAGGTTTGTATTTTTGTTTTGCGATGATGATTTCCATGGGAATTTTCCGGACAATCTCAATGGTAAAACGAATCGGAATTGTAGAAGGTCAAAAGACCGAGCTCTCCAGATACTTTTCACCTAAGATCGTAAACGAAATGGTGGAAAATCCGGAAACTTTTCAAAACGGAAACCGACAAATTGTAAGTATCCTTTTTTTAGACATTCGCAACTTTACCTCAATGTCTGAGAACATGGATCCGAAAGAACTCGGCGAACTTCTATCGGAATTTCGCAAAATAATGACGGAATGCGTCTTTGAAAACAACGGAACCTTGGACAAATATATCGGCGATGCCGTGATGGCGACATTTGGCACACCTCATCCTTCTCCTTCGGCGGAAGTAGACGCAAGAAATGCGGTTGGTTGCGGAGTCATTATGCAGAAACGTCTCGCCGAATGGAACTTGCTTCGAAAATCGGAAGGAAAAGCTCCGATTTCTATCGGTATAGGAATTCATACGGGAGAAGTTTTTGCAGGAAACATAGGAAGCGATCTCCACAGAGAATATTCGGTCATCGGCGACGCAGTCAACACCGCTTCCCGCATCGAATCCCTATGTAAAGTTTTAAAAAAACATTTTCTCATTTCGAAAGAAACCATGGAGTTGTTAGGTGGGAAATATATTCTCAATCGTATGCCCCGTGTCAAAGTCAAAGGAAAAGAAGAACCACTTCAAATCTATGAAGTTGTTTGGGGTTAA
- a CDS encoding DUF962 domain-containing protein has protein sequence MTTETTPKTYTTFKEFWPFYLGEHSHPVNRALHFIGTSFAIGWILAAIANFDPFYILAGLFSGYFFAWIGHFFVEKNRPATFTYPLKSFMGDWVMYFYILTGQIGKELEKIGKK, from the coding sequence ATGACAACCGAAACTACTCCAAAAACTTATACTACTTTCAAGGAATTCTGGCCGTTTTATTTGGGAGAACATTCTCATCCGGTTAACCGCGCTCTTCATTTTATTGGTACTTCCTTTGCGATCGGTTGGATTTTGGCTGCTATTGCCAATTTCGATCCGTTTTATATTCTTGCCGGATTGTTTTCTGGTTACTTCTTTGCTTGGATTGGTCATTTTTTCGTTGAGAAAAACCGTCCTGCGACTTTCACGTACCCACTTAAATCGTTTATGGGCGACTGGGTGATGTATTTTTACATTCTCACCGGACAAATCGGTAAGGAATTGGAAAAGATCGGTAAAAAGTAA
- a CDS encoding DUF1554 domain-containing protein, whose translation MLKCILKKIYFCSFVFVTAFFGGCGEGKNSNSFGISSLKNSILNLVDSHSNNLTVVPSGGLYVFVTSYTNSSSVSPLTHNGNFAGISGADAYCNSHIPSGLPGTGSYKAMLVDGINRVATTVGSNSSSGQKDWVFQKNTSYYRADGRMVFTTNDAGLFDFSAGNLSNAFADSFYVWDFGIWTGLQSNWKTVPSTQLCSSASLPWTSGSVSVSGGIGYANYNNGASISAGSIPCQWKEAQDPNSQGSMEMGILCVQEKPITFKAKIGFLEDEQCHHQNIGSSPFTIPWKQCHEFKRHFDPATGVAISSDVSAPGSYRPLPGQVHLNFFSSTQTNPTGCYVSNLQNDLDGNIAVQVNSCLKTIPTPDRVRITVVLDYKTNLAYNNSTGTIRALWNKTDVTALNYLPYDQSKFFQTLYVDLDNQSKVGLYFETVLPLSPYWDETTKTYDLATVNILNSVSPSLANSMRLTLSNWQGAVELHNRVKSESIDKIQFDMFQNDPSKKCNRCYTLNFTNSYASGAIPGNLYFLGPVLNAIVIYPVDNPLSHEFGHTLAFSAAPNLSLAENNWAGQFRDSNNHNYARSHSIYQYQDMVTALTEGIVNPIGRYLISGNRGTWRYDPFALYFGTYQYGWQLTPVVDQQYSDFQRFRYEMWKRGIVENSPEWNSRLQNIQGINSTFTDYKTNSNNEMRYDAFGHYLLQVAPFHIDCWNATGSNASNLHLLSYKYDQMKLLSELLDGGPVSYKSTTYGDVVHPKNTVISLKDLLITLNELYDGSPLPANGTPGFTDKVLSIKSPFSPQSLGWKLIQKGLISKSEVDNLFRAVGMDQLSNICGYPWALPDCQ comes from the coding sequence ATGTTGAAATGCATATTAAAAAAAATATATTTCTGTTCTTTTGTATTTGTGACCGCATTTTTTGGAGGATGCGGAGAAGGGAAAAATTCGAATTCGTTCGGAATCTCTTCCTTAAAAAATTCAATTTTGAATTTAGTCGATTCGCACTCGAATAACTTGACCGTAGTTCCTTCCGGAGGACTTTACGTGTTCGTCACGAGTTATACGAACAGTTCTTCGGTTTCACCTCTCACTCACAATGGAAACTTCGCGGGCATTTCCGGCGCAGACGCATATTGCAATTCCCATATTCCTTCCGGTCTACCAGGAACCGGATCTTACAAGGCAATGCTTGTCGACGGAATCAATCGTGTCGCGACTACGGTCGGCTCGAATTCTTCGTCAGGTCAAAAAGACTGGGTTTTTCAAAAAAACACTTCGTATTACAGAGCAGATGGAAGGATGGTGTTTACTACGAATGATGCGGGGCTTTTTGATTTTTCTGCGGGAAATCTTAGCAACGCGTTCGCCGATTCTTTTTACGTCTGGGATTTCGGAATTTGGACTGGACTTCAATCCAATTGGAAAACGGTCCCATCTACACAACTTTGTTCTTCTGCATCGTTACCTTGGACAAGCGGAAGTGTGTCCGTTTCAGGTGGAATAGGATACGCGAATTACAACAATGGAGCTTCCATATCGGCGGGTTCTATTCCTTGTCAGTGGAAAGAAGCCCAAGATCCAAATTCTCAAGGAAGTATGGAAATGGGAATTCTTTGCGTACAAGAAAAACCGATCACATTCAAAGCAAAGATTGGTTTTTTAGAGGATGAACAGTGTCATCATCAAAACATTGGAAGTTCTCCTTTTACAATTCCTTGGAAACAGTGCCACGAGTTCAAACGTCATTTTGATCCTGCAACGGGCGTCGCGATTTCGAGTGACGTTTCCGCTCCCGGAAGTTATAGACCTTTACCCGGCCAAGTTCATTTGAATTTCTTTTCCAGCACTCAAACGAACCCTACAGGATGTTATGTTTCCAATTTGCAAAACGATTTAGATGGTAATATAGCCGTACAAGTGAACAGTTGTCTTAAGACGATTCCTACACCGGATCGAGTTCGGATTACGGTTGTTTTAGACTACAAAACCAATCTTGCATATAACAATTCCACAGGAACCATTCGCGCTCTTTGGAATAAAACCGATGTGACCGCTTTGAATTATCTCCCCTATGATCAAAGTAAATTTTTCCAAACTCTTTACGTAGACTTGGATAATCAGAGTAAGGTGGGATTGTATTTTGAAACAGTTCTTCCTTTGAGTCCTTATTGGGACGAGACGACAAAAACCTACGATCTTGCAACGGTGAATATTTTGAATTCCGTTTCCCCGAGTCTTGCAAATAGTATGCGATTGACTCTTTCCAATTGGCAAGGTGCGGTTGAATTGCACAATCGAGTCAAGTCCGAATCGATTGATAAAATCCAATTTGATATGTTTCAAAACGATCCGTCTAAAAAGTGTAATCGTTGTTATACGCTTAATTTTACCAATTCATACGCTTCAGGAGCGATTCCTGGAAATTTATACTTTTTAGGGCCGGTACTAAATGCCATTGTTATTTATCCAGTGGATAATCCCTTAAGTCACGAATTCGGACATACTCTTGCATTTTCTGCGGCACCTAATTTGTCATTGGCCGAAAACAATTGGGCTGGTCAATTTAGAGATTCAAACAATCACAACTACGCTCGGTCTCACTCCATATATCAATACCAAGATATGGTGACCGCTCTTACAGAAGGGATTGTAAATCCGATCGGAAGATATCTGATTAGTGGGAATCGAGGCACCTGGAGATACGATCCGTTTGCTCTTTATTTTGGTACCTATCAATACGGTTGGCAACTCACTCCGGTCGTAGACCAACAGTATTCCGATTTTCAAAGATTTCGATACGAAATGTGGAAGAGAGGAATTGTGGAGAATTCTCCGGAGTGGAATTCCAGATTACAGAATATCCAGGGAATCAATTCTACGTTTACGGATTACAAAACGAATTCGAATAACGAAATGCGTTATGACGCTTTTGGCCATTATTTGTTACAGGTCGCTCCGTTTCACATCGATTGTTGGAACGCGACCGGTTCGAACGCTTCCAATCTTCATTTGTTGAGTTACAAATACGATCAAATGAAATTGTTAAGCGAACTTTTGGACGGAGGTCCGGTCAGCTACAAATCGACTACGTACGGTGATGTGGTTCATCCCAAAAACACGGTGATCAGTTTAAAGGATTTATTGATCACCTTAAACGAACTCTACGACGGCTCTCCTCTTCCGGCTAACGGAACTCCTGGTTTTACCGATAAAGTTCTTTCAATCAAAAGTCCGTTTTCTCCCCAATCTTTGGGATGGAAACTGATTCAGAAAGGGCTTATTTCTAAGAGCGAAGTAGATAATTTATTTCGTGCGGTGGGGATGGACCAACTTTCGAATATATGCGGTTATCCTTGGGCCTTACCGGATTGTCAATGA
- a CDS encoding LA_2272/LA_2273 family lipoprotein — protein MKYNYSLIFHSIVSVLKIISSTILFLNCGVTGFSGSKSYFRIPARTETEVFHTSLSKGEVKNLYGINLGVVNTVQENLMGIQVGGANVSEGNTYAATQVALYNAANNAGFALQVGGSNKVQGAAGIQLGFYNSERGKKAKRFQVIGEIRGENNSEIGVGMNKEEKGIIAIQAGGINHAESSAGIQVGLYNDEENGVFTVQAGGLNFTKESDSGIQLGIYNAKTAPGLYLTLGAINSGGGGVTLGVINFNGRNGSGLNAGVLYNSGGKGINVGAINGGTGVNLGVINSYSKGLTVGVVNTNSTGLNMGAINKGMGFNLGILNINNEGKGFNIGALNIGGEGNFQIGVVNICPNGVLPITILLNYCYKD, from the coding sequence ATGAAATATAACTATTCTCTAATATTCCATTCTATTGTTTCCGTTTTAAAAATTATTTCCTCTACGATCTTATTCTTAAATTGCGGTGTGACCGGCTTCAGTGGTTCTAAATCCTATTTCAGAATTCCCGCCAGAACGGAAACGGAGGTTTTTCACACCAGTCTTTCCAAAGGTGAGGTAAAAAATTTATACGGAATCAATTTGGGTGTCGTCAATACCGTACAAGAAAACCTAATGGGGATTCAAGTTGGAGGCGCCAATGTTTCGGAAGGAAATACTTATGCAGCCACACAAGTTGCCCTTTACAATGCCGCTAATAATGCAGGTTTTGCTCTACAAGTGGGCGGATCGAACAAAGTCCAAGGTGCCGCGGGAATTCAATTAGGATTTTATAACAGTGAAAGAGGAAAAAAGGCTAAAAGATTTCAAGTTATAGGAGAAATTCGCGGGGAAAATAATTCCGAAATTGGAGTAGGAATGAACAAAGAAGAGAAAGGGATTATAGCGATTCAAGCTGGCGGAATCAATCATGCGGAAAGTAGCGCGGGAATTCAAGTAGGACTTTATAACGACGAAGAAAACGGAGTTTTTACAGTTCAGGCTGGAGGACTAAATTTTACGAAAGAAAGCGACTCTGGAATTCAATTAGGAATTTATAATGCAAAAACGGCTCCCGGTTTATACCTAACCCTAGGTGCAATCAATAGTGGTGGCGGCGGAGTTACACTCGGAGTCATCAATTTCAATGGAAGAAATGGATCCGGTCTGAATGCTGGAGTGCTCTACAATTCGGGAGGGAAGGGGATCAACGTAGGCGCCATCAATGGAGGAACCGGAGTGAATCTTGGTGTCATCAATTCTTATAGTAAAGGACTCACTGTAGGAGTTGTTAACACTAACAGTACAGGACTTAATATGGGCGCAATCAATAAAGGAATGGGGTTTAATCTCGGAATCTTGAACATCAATAACGAAGGAAAGGGATTTAATATCGGAGCACTTAATATAGGCGGAGAAGGAAATTTCCAAATCGGGGTTGTCAATATTTGTCCGAACGGAGTTTTGCCGATTACGATTCTCTTGAATTATTGTTATAAAGATTAG
- a CDS encoding LA_2272/LA_2273 family lipoprotein — MRIHPLFFIFLFNCGLALTPQITTTIPPQKKETKIEVIRFNILYGELMNLIGVNLGIVNMVENRMIGAQAGIVNLSKKDSYGVQISAYNASEAKIVGAQAGIVNTSGNTYGVQAGIVNTSRRDTYGAQVSLYNSSQNQMVGTQIGIVNSSQGNTYGAQIALVNTAKDKGAGIQAGLVNYSEGQSNGLQAGIVNVGSQRNGFDLTVGAGNFQTKGMVIGGLNLYSEGVNVGIMNEQGNGFNLGALNIQGKGINVGILNGGTGIHIGLINSAGEEDTDEPTLEFGLLNFCGKGILPVMILFNYCR, encoded by the coding sequence ATGAGAATACATCCTCTTTTTTTTATTTTCCTTTTCAATTGTGGTTTGGCTTTAACTCCGCAAATTACTACGACAATCCCTCCGCAAAAGAAGGAAACGAAAATCGAAGTAATTCGATTTAATATCCTTTATGGAGAACTTATGAATCTCATCGGGGTCAATTTAGGAATTGTTAATATGGTGGAAAATAGGATGATCGGAGCCCAAGCTGGAATCGTAAATCTTTCAAAAAAAGATTCTTACGGAGTTCAAATTTCTGCCTACAACGCAAGTGAAGCTAAGATAGTCGGGGCTCAAGCTGGAATTGTAAATACATCCGGTAATACTTATGGAGTTCAAGCTGGAATTGTAAATACATCGAGAAGAGATACATACGGCGCCCAAGTCTCTTTATATAATTCAAGTCAAAATCAAATGGTAGGCACACAAATAGGGATCGTAAATTCCTCACAAGGAAACACATACGGCGCCCAAATAGCGCTCGTGAACACAGCCAAAGATAAAGGAGCCGGCATTCAAGCAGGGCTGGTAAATTACTCAGAGGGACAATCCAATGGATTGCAAGCAGGAATCGTCAATGTAGGTTCTCAAAGAAATGGTTTTGACCTTACGGTTGGTGCGGGAAACTTTCAGACCAAAGGGATGGTGATCGGAGGTTTGAATTTATATTCGGAAGGAGTCAACGTAGGTATTATGAACGAACAAGGAAACGGTTTTAATTTAGGCGCTCTGAATATTCAAGGCAAAGGAATCAATGTAGGTATTTTAAATGGAGGTACGGGAATTCATATCGGTCTTATCAACTCAGCCGGTGAGGAAGACACGGATGAACCTACGTTAGAATTCGGTCTTTTAAACTTTTGCGGAAAAGGAATCCTTCCTGTGATGATCCTTTTTAATTATTGTAGATAA
- the groES gene encoding co-chaperone GroES, protein MASIKPLGDRVLVEPRQEAEEKIGSIFVPDTAKEKPQEGKVVEIGSGKYEDGKLVPLEVKVGDTVLYGKYSGTEIKSEGKEYLIIRESDILAVVKK, encoded by the coding sequence ATGGCATCGATTAAACCTCTGGGTGACAGAGTCCTCGTAGAACCAAGACAGGAAGCCGAGGAAAAGATCGGTAGCATTTTCGTTCCTGATACGGCAAAAGAGAAACCACAAGAAGGAAAAGTTGTCGAAATAGGCAGCGGTAAATATGAGGACGGGAAACTCGTTCCCCTCGAAGTAAAAGTAGGCGATACCGTCCTTTACGGAAAATATTCCGGAACTGAAATCAAATCGGAAGGCAAAGAATACCTCATCATCCGTGAGAGCGATATTCTGGCCGTCGTTAAAAAATAA
- the groL gene encoding chaperonin GroEL (60 kDa chaperone family; promotes refolding of misfolded polypeptides especially under stressful conditions; forms two stacked rings of heptamers to form a barrel-shaped 14mer; ends can be capped by GroES; misfolded proteins enter the barrel where they are refolded when GroES binds) — protein sequence MAKDIEYNETARRKLLEGVNKLANAVKVTLGPKGRNVVIDKKFGAPTITKDGVTVAKEIELEDALENMGAQMVKEVSTKTNDVAGDGTTTATILAQSIINEGLKNVTAGANPMSLKRGIDKAVTAAVESIRKRAVKIENKKDIANVASISANNDNTIGTLIADAMDKVGKDGVITVEEAKSIETTLDVVEGMQFDRGYISPYMVTDAESMVATLNDPFILIYDKKISSMKDLIHILEKVAQAGKPLVIISEEVEGEALATIVVNTLRKTISCVAVKAPGFGDRRKAMLEDIAILTGGQVISEDLGMKLENTTLQMLGRANKVTVDKENTTIIEGKGQTKEIQGRIGQIKKQIEDTTSEYDKEKLQERLAKLAGGVAVIHVGAATEVEMKEKKARVEDALSATRAAVEEGIVPGGGLTLLKAQEAVAALKLEGDEATGAKIIFRSLEEPIRMITNNAGLEGSVIVEHAKAKKGNEGFNALSMVWEDLVAAGVVDPAKVVRSALQNAASIGSMILTTEVTITDKPEKDAPNPMAGMGGGGMGGMGGMM from the coding sequence ATGGCTAAAGATATTGAATACAACGAAACAGCAAGACGTAAACTCCTAGAAGGGGTGAACAAACTCGCAAACGCGGTAAAAGTTACTCTCGGACCCAAAGGTCGTAACGTAGTAATCGATAAAAAATTCGGAGCGCCAACCATCACAAAAGACGGTGTGACTGTTGCGAAAGAAATCGAACTTGAAGACGCTCTCGAAAACATGGGCGCACAAATGGTAAAAGAAGTTTCCACAAAGACAAACGACGTCGCAGGTGACGGAACTACCACTGCAACCATTCTCGCCCAATCCATTATTAACGAGGGTCTGAAAAACGTAACCGCGGGCGCAAATCCGATGTCTCTTAAAAGAGGGATCGACAAAGCGGTGACTGCAGCCGTGGAAAGCATTCGAAAAAGAGCGGTTAAGATCGAAAACAAAAAAGACATCGCAAACGTTGCCAGCATTTCGGCGAACAACGACAACACAATCGGAACTCTGATCGCAGACGCGATGGACAAAGTCGGTAAAGACGGAGTGATCACTGTCGAAGAAGCGAAGTCCATCGAAACCACTCTTGATGTGGTAGAAGGAATGCAGTTCGACAGAGGTTACATTTCTCCATACATGGTTACCGATGCGGAATCCATGGTCGCTACACTGAACGATCCTTTCATCCTGATCTACGACAAAAAGATCTCTTCCATGAAAGATCTCATCCACATTCTTGAGAAAGTAGCTCAAGCGGGCAAACCTCTTGTGATCATCTCTGAAGAAGTGGAAGGGGAAGCACTGGCTACCATCGTTGTCAACACTCTCAGAAAAACCATCTCCTGTGTTGCGGTAAAAGCTCCAGGCTTCGGAGACAGAAGAAAAGCGATGCTCGAAGATATCGCTATTTTGACAGGTGGACAAGTTATTTCCGAAGATCTTGGTATGAAACTCGAAAACACCACTCTTCAAATGCTCGGCCGTGCGAACAAAGTGACCGTAGATAAAGAAAACACTACGATCATAGAAGGAAAAGGTCAAACCAAGGAAATCCAAGGAAGAATTGGTCAGATTAAAAAACAAATCGAAGATACTACTTCCGAATATGACAAAGAAAAACTCCAAGAAAGACTCGCAAAACTCGCGGGTGGTGTTGCGGTCATTCACGTCGGAGCGGCTACCGAAGTGGAAATGAAAGAGAAAAAAGCTCGCGTGGAAGACGCCCTTTCCGCAACTCGTGCGGCTGTAGAAGAAGGGATCGTTCCTGGCGGCGGTTTGACTCTTCTCAAAGCTCAAGAAGCTGTTGCCGCTCTGAAACTGGAAGGTGACGAAGCTACGGGCGCAAAAATTATTTTCCGTTCTTTAGAAGAACCGATTCGCATGATCACAAACAACGCAGGTCTGGAAGGATCCGTGATCGTGGAACACGCAAAGGCTAAAAAAGGAAACGAAGGCTTTAACGCTCTGTCCATGGTTTGGGAAGATCTGGTTGCTGCGGGTGTCGTAGACCCTGCGAAAGTGGTTCGTTCCGCACTACAAAACGCGGCTTCCATCGGTTCCATGATTTTAACCACCGAAGTCACGATCACCGATAAGCCGGAAAAAGACGCTCCAAACCCGATGGCGGGAATGGGCGGAGGCGGTATGGGAGGAATGGGCGGAATGATGTAA